A part of Vulcanisaeta moutnovskia 768-28 genomic DNA contains:
- a CDS encoding transketolase C-terminal domain-containing protein: MLNACGSYGISRIPMVINGSKVSIDLNRLMEVRDSARDLLTRLDREFPYIHLGSSLAALDIINVLIRIMRRNNDDCRDWFILSIGHVAPALYAILAVEGLIPEERLMEVNQLSSSISTHADNMDLPYIDATTGSLGQGLSMGVGLALAGRVRDCNDGFVYVLMGDGELNEGQTWEAATTAVKYGLDNLKVIVSLNGYQLDGATSTIKPISYARVFEAIGWNVLFGNGHDYEEIIRLINKAHEFKGKPTVIFLSTIRGKGIRNLENTSKQTLNPPPRPQFSMREALGTTLARLGEDNDRLVVVTTDVGESTRARYFGERFPNRYFNIGISEQDLVGVSVGLALGGYVPVAMAYSMFMMRGWEQIRNSLGRMNLNVKLIATHAGLSDFADGPSHQALEDVALMRTLNNMVIVAPADAWDVERIIPRIIEYKGPVYARIGRDYSPPITMDMDYEFKIGEVYELIDGDDVIVMGYGPPLYNAVRAATELRRIGIRMGVYNVPTIKPLNNDAVSRIARRVGNVIVVEEHSPRGGLGSAIAELVSGFARVKVLGVDGYGHWGRSEEELLRFFGLDEESIMDVALKLVNS, translated from the coding sequence TTGCTGAATGCCTGTGGTTCGTATGGAATATCAAGAATTCCAATGGTAATTAATGGATCAAAGGTATCGATCGACCTAAACAGACTTATGGAGGTTAGGGATAGCGCGAGGGACCTGTTGACTAGGTTGGATAGGGAGTTTCCATACATTCACCTTGGCTCCTCACTGGCTGCATTGGACATCATTAACGTCCTCATTAGGATAATGAGGAGGAATAATGATGATTGTAGGGATTGGTTCATACTCAGTATTGGTCATGTTGCGCCGGCCCTATACGCCATATTGGCCGTTGAGGGTTTAATTCCCGAGGAGAGACTCATGGAGGTTAATCAATTGTCCTCAAGCATATCAACGCACGCAGATAACATGGACCTGCCATACATAGACGCCACAACCGGTTCACTGGGTCAGGGACTTAGTATGGGCGTTGGATTGGCCTTAGCAGGTAGGGTTAGGGATTGTAATGATGGTTTTGTATATGTTTTGATGGGTGATGGTGAATTAAATGAGGGCCAGACCTGGGAGGCAGCCACAACAGCGGTGAAATACGGTCTTGACAACCTTAAGGTCATAGTAAGCCTAAATGGCTATCAACTTGATGGGGCAACAAGTACAATAAAGCCCATTAGTTATGCCAGGGTTTTTGAGGCCATTGGATGGAATGTCCTCTTTGGTAATGGTCATGATTATGAGGAAATCATTAGGCTAATTAACAAGGCGCATGAGTTTAAGGGGAAACCAACGGTAATATTCCTAAGCACCATTAGGGGCAAGGGAATTAGGAACCTTGAGAATACCAGTAAGCAGACGCTTAATCCACCACCAAGGCCGCAGTTCTCAATGAGGGAGGCCCTTGGGACCACCCTGGCCAGGCTCGGTGAAGATAATGATAGGTTAGTGGTTGTCACAACAGACGTGGGTGAATCAACAAGGGCCAGGTACTTCGGCGAGAGATTCCCCAATAGGTACTTCAACATTGGTATATCAGAACAGGACCTAGTTGGTGTATCCGTTGGATTGGCATTGGGGGGCTACGTACCGGTGGCCATGGCCTATTCCATGTTCATGATGAGGGGTTGGGAACAGATTAGAAATTCCCTGGGTAGGATGAACCTTAATGTTAAATTAATAGCAACGCATGCAGGCCTTAGTGACTTCGCTGATGGACCGAGTCACCAAGCACTTGAGGATGTGGCGCTAATGAGGACATTAAACAATATGGTCATTGTGGCGCCAGCGGATGCCTGGGATGTGGAGAGAATAATACCTAGGATCATTGAGTATAAGGGCCCCGTATACGCTAGGATTGGTCGTGATTACTCACCACCAATAACCATGGACATGGATTACGAATTCAAGATTGGCGAGGTCTATGAGTTGATTGATGGTGATGATGTCATCGTAATGGGTTATGGACCACCACTCTATAATGCCGTGAGGGCGGCCACGGAATTAAGGAGGATAGGCATTAGGATGGGTGTGTATAACGTACCAACAATTAAACCGCTTAATAATGATGCAGTTAGTAGGATTGCCCGTAGAGTCGGTAATGTAATTGTTGTTGAGGAGCACTCACCAAGGGGTGGCCTTGGTTCGGCAATTGCTGAGTTGGTGAGTGGTTTTGCTAGGGTTAAGGTGCTTGGTGTTGATGGTTATGGACATTGGGGCAGATCTGAGGAGGAGTTGCTAAGATTTTTTGGCCTTGATGAGGAGTCAATAATGGATGTTGCATTAAAGCTTGTTAATTCATAG
- the aroA gene encoding 3-phosphoshikimate 1-carboxyvinyltransferase → MSKLIINGFRAREGVVEAPPSKALTLRYILASALSRTWVLLRKLNWGDDTWSMIRGIKPISEVEVKNDSVRIRREVTLERFRVIDTGESGFTLRTLTGVYSGIDGTTLLVPRGSLIGRPMDELLNALKNLNAKVDRLGSVIRVIGSKLVGGYVTISGSISSQYVSALLYLAPLTEGGIEISIKPPVKSRPYIDATINVLKDFNINVEGNNDMIYVSGSQEFKAVNEEFVIPGDYSLAAYYTTLSVLTGVDIRITNLHRDRAIESEYAFIRYAREVGVEIEEKEGSVIVKGSSVGDLKPLNIDLSDSPDIVMPLALLLARAHGKSRIVGINHLVYKESNRLRGVASVLKCLGAGVNIDEVNGIIEIEGVHEMRGGCEIDAVNDHRIVMMSVIGALSAKEPITIINWEGISKSWPAFIWDLEKLGAEMRIINASP, encoded by the coding sequence ATGAGTAAATTAATTATTAATGGCTTTAGGGCTCGGGAGGGGGTCGTCGAGGCCCCACCGTCTAAGGCATTAACCCTTAGGTATATCCTCGCCTCAGCTCTCTCGAGGACTTGGGTCTTACTTAGGAAATTGAATTGGGGTGATGATACGTGGTCAATGATTAGGGGTATTAAGCCAATTTCAGAGGTCGAGGTTAAGAATGACTCCGTCAGAATTAGGCGTGAAGTGACTTTAGAGAGATTTAGGGTTATTGATACCGGCGAGAGTGGGTTTACCCTTAGGACATTAACTGGGGTTTACTCGGGTATCGATGGAACAACACTATTAGTACCGAGGGGTTCACTTATTGGTAGGCCAATGGATGAGTTGTTGAATGCACTCAAGAACCTAAATGCCAAAGTCGACAGATTAGGCAGTGTGATTAGGGTTATTGGTAGTAAGTTAGTTGGTGGTTATGTAACGATAAGTGGGTCAATAAGCTCACAATACGTATCAGCGCTCCTATACCTTGCACCACTCACTGAGGGTGGTATTGAAATAAGCATTAAACCGCCTGTGAAGTCACGCCCGTACATAGACGCCACAATTAACGTACTCAAGGACTTCAATATAAACGTAGAGGGGAATAATGACATGATCTACGTAAGTGGATCCCAGGAGTTTAAGGCTGTTAATGAGGAGTTCGTAATACCTGGTGACTACTCATTGGCTGCGTACTACACAACTCTCTCTGTACTGACTGGTGTGGATATACGGATAACAAATCTACATAGGGATAGGGCAATCGAGAGTGAGTACGCATTCATTAGGTATGCTAGGGAGGTTGGTGTGGAGATTGAGGAGAAGGAAGGCTCGGTAATTGTCAAGGGTTCATCAGTCGGGGACCTAAAACCGTTAAACATAGACCTAAGTGATTCACCGGATATCGTAATGCCACTAGCCCTATTGCTTGCGAGGGCTCATGGAAAGTCAAGGATAGTGGGCATTAACCACCTGGTTTATAAGGAGAGTAATAGGCTTAGGGGCGTAGCCAGTGTCCTTAAGTGCCTTGGTGCTGGTGTGAACATTGATGAGGTTAATGGGATCATCGAGATAGAGGGCGTGCATGAAATGAGAGGTGGTTGTGAAATTGATGCCGTAAATGATCATAGGATTGTGATGATGAGCGTAATCGGCGCCTTATCAGCCAAGGAGCCAATAACAATAATTAATTGGGAGGGTATTAGTAAGTCCTGGCCAGCCTTCATTTGGGACCTAGAG
- the aroE gene encoding shikimate dehydrogenase: MRVYAVIGYPLNYTLSPNIHNYVFSALGLDAVYVPLKVSPSRLRHFVEFARDSLSGFNVTIPHKVSIVQLIDGTTGPAKELGSVNTVVNRDGELLGYNTDYLAIRQALSERGYSGGDALIIGAGGVARATALALRDLGCTRVYVMNRTVERGRELCSLINSWGIDCKVLSLQRDFGAKVQLIINATPLGIEEGFPIDPRNAGAELVLDLAYRLSGDTSLVELARSESIRYIDGLEILIRQAIEADKAWLGSFERPDWREVLTVLRGR, translated from the coding sequence ATGCGGGTCTATGCCGTAATAGGTTACCCACTTAATTACACGCTATCGCCCAATATTCATAATTACGTATTTAGCGCACTGGGGCTTGATGCTGTTTACGTGCCTCTCAAGGTATCACCGAGTAGGTTGAGGCACTTCGTGGAGTTTGCCAGGGATTCCCTAAGTGGCTTCAATGTGACTATACCGCATAAGGTGTCTATTGTACAGTTGATAGATGGTACTACGGGGCCTGCCAAGGAACTCGGTAGTGTTAATACCGTGGTTAATAGAGATGGCGAATTACTGGGCTACAACACTGATTACCTAGCCATTAGGCAAGCATTGAGTGAGAGGGGTTATTCGGGTGGTGATGCGTTGATTATTGGTGCTGGTGGTGTTGCCAGGGCAACTGCACTAGCCCTTAGGGATTTAGGCTGTACCAGGGTTTATGTAATGAATAGGACTGTGGAAAGAGGCCGTGAGTTATGCTCACTAATTAATTCATGGGGTATTGATTGTAAGGTTCTTAGCCTACAACGAGATTTTGGTGCTAAGGTTCAATTAATAATAAACGCCACCCCACTGGGGATCGAGGAAGGCTTTCCAATAGATCCAAGGAACGCCGGTGCGGAATTAGTCCTTGATTTAGCGTATAGACTAAGTGGTGATACAAGCCTTGTGGAGCTGGCTAGGAGTGAGTCAATACGGTATATAGATGGACTCGAGATATTGATTAGGCAGGCAATCGAGGCTGATAAGGCTTGGTTAGGTTCATTTGAAAGGCCTGATTGGCGTGAGGTTCTTACGGTATTACGTGGAAGATAA
- a CDS encoding prephenate dehydrogenase/arogenate dehydrogenase family protein: MLSELRRSIDAIDEELIRLIGERVRLAAEVGRVKRGLGLPIVDDNREREVIAKWIEGLGKFGVDLESAIGIAQSIIGASTKVQLTNKLDIRVAIVGSGRVGRTMAKALGRVTNVILQGHSEELVPGDVIMLATRPTSDSLGIITKYSSRFRGSVVMDLFSVKTPIFRLIENESLRSGFHYISAHPLFGELGNPIGETVVLIPSRTSGDRLDMVRELFTSAGFNVVVLGSPEEHDRLMAYIQVAHHVLLLTLYRAMRRAGIDLNTPLATHSLRYTLKALERVLEQPEVSNELFRLNPYSKSVAGELGDLLKEVVRELDGENAIGGVGP; encoded by the coding sequence ATGCTCTCTGAGTTGAGGCGTAGTATTGATGCTATTGATGAGGAGTTGATTAGGTTAATTGGGGAGAGGGTTAGACTTGCGGCTGAGGTTGGTAGGGTCAAGAGGGGTCTCGGCTTGCCGATTGTTGATGATAATCGTGAGAGGGAAGTTATTGCCAAGTGGATTGAGGGTTTGGGTAAGTTCGGTGTTGACCTTGAGTCCGCAATTGGGATTGCGCAGTCCATAATTGGAGCATCGACGAAAGTTCAATTAACGAATAAGCTGGATATCAGGGTAGCTATAGTCGGTAGTGGTAGGGTTGGTAGGACAATGGCCAAGGCACTTGGTAGGGTCACCAACGTTATTCTACAGGGACATTCCGAGGAGTTAGTGCCTGGCGACGTCATTATGCTGGCCACAAGGCCGACCTCCGACTCCCTGGGCATAATTACTAAGTACTCAAGTAGGTTCAGGGGTTCCGTGGTCATGGACCTATTCTCCGTTAAGACACCTATTTTTAGGCTTATTGAGAATGAATCGTTAAGGAGTGGGTTCCACTACATAAGTGCGCACCCGCTCTTTGGTGAGTTAGGTAATCCAATTGGTGAGACTGTGGTCTTAATACCATCAAGGACTAGTGGTGATAGGTTGGACATGGTCAGGGAGCTCTTCACGAGCGCTGGCTTTAATGTAGTGGTTTTAGGTAGTCCTGAGGAGCATGATAGGTTGATGGCTTACATCCAGGTTGCACACCATGTATTGTTACTAACGCTTTATAGAGCCATGAGAAGGGCTGGCATTGACCTGAATACGCCACTAGCCACCCATAGCCTTAGGTACACGCTTAAGGCCCTGGAGAGGGTTTTGGAACAACCTGAGGTTAGTAATGAGTTGTTTAGGTTGAATCCATACTCGAAGAGTGTGGCTGGGGAACTAGGTGATTTATTAAAGGAGGTTGTTAGGGAACTTGATGGAGAAAATGCCATAGGGGGTGTTGGGCCATGA
- the aroF gene encoding 3-deoxy-7-phosphoheptulonate synthase has translation MIIRASNNRVNDVASLLDRAGIKLNIVRIYGEELIVTWPDSRVDVNSVKSVDPNAVIIEVKTKYQLASNTWRDRTVVDVNGVRIGGNDVIVAAGPCAVESYEQVRDTAVAVKEAGARLLRGGAFKPRTNPYSFQGLGIEGLRILRRVGDEVGIPVVSEVMDTRMVKTAAEYVDILQIGARNAQNFDLLREVGRLGKPVLLKRGLGNTVDEWLQAAEYVLLEGDGNVVLCERGIRTFEHATRFTLDLGAVVAVKKLTHLPICVDPSHPAGRRDLVIPLALAAIAAGADMLLVEVHPRPWEALSDAEQQLTFDMFRELMVKGREVARAIGRSL, from the coding sequence ATGATAATTAGGGCATCAAACAATAGGGTGAATGATGTAGCAAGCCTACTGGATAGGGCTGGGATTAAACTAAACATTGTTAGGATATATGGGGAGGAGTTAATAGTTACTTGGCCCGACTCAAGGGTTGATGTTAATTCCGTGAAGTCAGTGGACCCGAATGCCGTGATTATTGAGGTTAAGACCAAGTATCAATTGGCGAGTAATACCTGGAGGGATAGGACCGTAGTCGATGTTAATGGTGTTAGGATCGGTGGTAATGACGTAATAGTTGCCGCTGGTCCATGTGCCGTGGAGAGTTATGAGCAGGTTAGGGATACGGCTGTCGCCGTTAAAGAGGCTGGTGCTAGGTTGCTTAGGGGTGGTGCGTTTAAGCCTAGGACAAATCCATATAGCTTCCAGGGACTTGGTATTGAGGGTCTTAGGATACTTAGGAGGGTTGGTGATGAGGTCGGTATCCCAGTGGTTTCTGAGGTAATGGATACCAGGATGGTCAAGACTGCGGCTGAGTACGTGGATATACTACAGATAGGCGCGAGGAATGCCCAGAACTTTGACCTGCTCAGGGAGGTTGGTAGGTTGGGTAAGCCTGTGCTCCTTAAGCGTGGCCTTGGGAATACCGTTGATGAGTGGTTACAGGCAGCTGAGTACGTGCTTCTTGAGGGTGATGGAAACGTGGTGCTTTGCGAGAGGGGTATAAGGACGTTCGAACATGCTACCAGGTTTACCCTAGACCTAGGCGCCGTTGTTGCTGTTAAGAAACTAACGCACTTACCCATCTGTGTTGATCCATCGCATCCAGCGGGTAGGAGGGACCTGGTAATACCGCTTGCCCTGGCCGCCATAGCCGCGGGTGCAGACATGCTCCTCGTGGAGGTTCACCCAAGGCCTTGGGAGGCTCTCTCCGATGCTGAGCAACAATTAACCTTCGATATGTTTAGGGAATTAATGGTTAAGGGTAGGGAGGTGGCGAGGGCTATTGGTAGGTCATTATGA
- a CDS encoding type I 3-dehydroquinate dehydratase, whose translation MSTWDKLLTRKPVLVCAVPLRKPSFYYLPTSCETVELRLDYLEDLNLNQELRSTIENYVSHYPTIVTVRERDEGGSHSIEPEIKYKVLEFSKDIGALTDIEINLLSKYPDVYGDLAEGSILSRHVFNRGANSYESALKDIEVAKRLKALVYKIFSINDSEFLDLLRLLDVGGIHVAVIPRNPTYRAISIMMGSALMYCSTRGRTGPGQLSIGLCNKVKMMRNSLSMFNRE comes from the coding sequence ATGTCTACATGGGACAAACTACTGACGAGAAAGCCAGTGCTGGTCTGTGCCGTACCATTGAGGAAACCCTCCTTCTATTACTTACCAACATCTTGCGAGACCGTTGAGTTGAGACTTGACTACCTAGAGGATTTAAACCTAAACCAAGAACTTAGGAGCACTATAGAGAATTACGTATCGCATTACCCAACCATAGTCACGGTAAGGGAACGTGATGAGGGCGGTAGCCATAGTATTGAACCCGAAATTAAGTATAAGGTGCTTGAGTTCAGCAAAGACATCGGTGCATTAACTGACATAGAGATAAACCTATTGTCCAAGTACCCTGACGTGTATGGTGACCTAGCCGAGGGATCAATCCTATCCAGGCACGTCTTTAACAGAGGCGCTAATTCATATGAGTCTGCGCTTAAGGATATTGAGGTGGCCAAGAGACTCAAGGCATTGGTGTATAAGATATTCTCAATAAATGACAGTGAATTCCTAGACCTACTTAGGCTACTTGATGTTGGTGGTATTCACGTAGCCGTGATTCCGAGGAATCCCACGTATAGGGCTATTTCAATAATGATGGGATCAGCACTTATGTACTGCTCCACACGTGGGAGGACAGGACCTGGGCAATTGAGTATTGGTCTTTGTAATAAGGTTAAGATGATGAGGAACTCCTTATCAATGTTCAATAGGGAATGA
- the aroC gene encoding chorismate synthase, translated as MGSVFGRVFRVVTFGESHGPAIGVVIDGVPAGVAIDESFIGRELGRRRFCQLPILNPRCEDEEFQILSGVKDGFTEGTPIAVIVWNRRAISDYYNELWMKPRPGHADLAYYLKFGRFYDHRGGGRASGRETVARIVAGAIAKAVLKQAINVEVASHLIELGGVAISREDYTFEDVVRSWEKPLPMVDDEAVRRAVDVLVNTVKEGDSVGGIGEVLTTEVPPGLGEPVFDKLRADLAKAVMSIGSAVGIEFGLGFRLARMRGSEANDQIVLRNGRPRLETNRIGGTLGGMSIGEPIRFRVAFKPTPSIRKPQRTVDLEKMMETTITFRGRYDVSTAPKAILAAEAMTAIVLVDHAMRAGLIPRVIKR; from the coding sequence ATGGGCAGTGTCTTTGGGCGTGTGTTTAGGGTTGTGACTTTTGGGGAGTCTCATGGCCCTGCCATCGGCGTGGTGATTGATGGTGTTCCAGCCGGCGTGGCTATTGACGAGTCCTTTATTGGGAGGGAGCTGGGGAGGAGGCGTTTTTGTCAATTGCCGATTCTTAATCCTAGGTGTGAGGATGAGGAGTTTCAGATACTGTCTGGTGTTAAGGATGGGTTTACTGAGGGTACGCCAATAGCGGTTATTGTTTGGAACAGGAGGGCTATCTCTGATTACTATAATGAGCTTTGGATGAAGCCTAGGCCAGGTCATGCAGACCTCGCCTATTATCTGAAGTTTGGTAGGTTTTATGATCACAGGGGTGGTGGTAGGGCTAGCGGTAGGGAGACCGTGGCTAGGATAGTGGCTGGGGCCATTGCGAAGGCCGTGCTTAAGCAAGCAATAAATGTTGAAGTCGCAAGCCACCTTATTGAGCTTGGTGGTGTGGCTATTTCCAGGGAGGATTACACCTTTGAGGATGTGGTTAGGTCTTGGGAGAAGCCACTTCCCATGGTTGATGATGAGGCTGTGAGGAGGGCAGTGGATGTGTTGGTAAATACGGTTAAGGAGGGCGATAGTGTTGGTGGTATTGGGGAGGTGCTTACCACGGAGGTTCCGCCAGGGCTTGGTGAGCCGGTCTTCGATAAGTTGAGGGCTGATTTAGCGAAGGCTGTTATGTCAATAGGCAGTGCCGTCGGTATTGAGTTTGGGCTTGGGTTTAGGCTGGCTAGGATGAGGGGTAGTGAGGCCAATGACCAGATTGTGCTCAGGAATGGTAGGCCGAGACTTGAGACCAATAGGATCGGGGGGACTCTCGGGGGCATGAGCATTGGTGAGCCTATTAGGTTTAGGGTTGCCTTTAAGCCAACACCGAGTATTAGAAAGCCCCAGAGAACTGTGGATTTGGAAAAAATGATGGAAACGACAATAACCTTCAGGGGCCGCTATGACGTGTCCACCGCGCCAAAGGCCATACTCGCGGCTGAGGCCATGACGGCGATAGTCCTCGTGGACCATGCAATGAGGGCCGGCCTAATACCGAGGGTCATCAAGAGGTAG
- a CDS encoding shikimate kinase gives MGSRDEEYITYGGISIINAVPAWLGGSLAIDLKVKTRISEGSCEMNDFINFILNYLGSRLGFIHGVCVEVNSEVPPGSGLKSNSAVAVGVVYSLLRFLGKDVNPVDAAKLAAEVTRAHGSSITGAFDDASAAILGGAVLTDNKSLRIIKQLNPDSLTVVITGYMERKRLQAIDRLRALSGIYQALFNMALSGDLWRAATINGMLIAESLEYHNALKAIGVALRLGAVASGVSGNGPSIYAIFKAGEEGPFIDYIRSTWGYHLITSLVGIRYLVL, from the coding sequence ATGGGTTCGAGAGACGAGGAATACATAACCTATGGAGGAATATCAATAATAAATGCAGTACCTGCATGGTTAGGCGGTTCCTTAGCCATAGACCTTAAGGTGAAGACCAGGATCAGTGAGGGTTCTTGCGAAATGAATGACTTCATAAATTTCATACTTAATTACCTAGGGAGTAGGCTCGGATTTATACATGGTGTATGCGTTGAGGTTAATAGTGAGGTTCCACCAGGCAGTGGTTTGAAAAGTAATAGTGCCGTTGCCGTGGGCGTCGTATATAGCTTACTAAGGTTCTTGGGTAAGGATGTTAATCCCGTGGATGCTGCTAAATTAGCGGCTGAGGTAACGAGAGCCCATGGTTCATCAATAACAGGTGCATTTGACGATGCGTCAGCCGCAATCCTTGGAGGCGCTGTACTCACTGATAATAAGTCATTGAGGATAATCAAGCAGTTAAACCCTGATTCACTCACTGTAGTTATTACTGGTTATATGGAGAGGAAGAGATTGCAAGCCATTGATAGGTTAAGGGCATTATCGGGGATTTACCAAGCACTATTCAATATGGCATTAAGTGGTGATTTATGGAGGGCAGCGACTATAAACGGGATGCTGATTGCGGAGTCACTGGAGTACCATAATGCCCTGAAGGCCATAGGCGTAGCGCTAAGGCTTGGTGCTGTTGCATCTGGTGTGAGTGGTAATGGTCCATCGATATACGCCATATTTAAAGCAGGTGAGGAGGGCCCATTTATAGATTATATAAGGAGTACCTGGGGCTACCACCTAATCACTAGTTTAGTTGGTATTCGGTACTTAGTATTGTGA
- a CDS encoding 3-dehydroquinate synthase — protein MREFAYKSRDGDVYVLINVNYGDALEKITENYTGCAVFVSRSIVDRVHTKCPLIPVIDGEEGKSIEAVLSIVRSAHELSIDRDGLFIGVGGGSVLDVVGFSASIYLRGVDYVNVPTTMLSMVDASLGGKTGVNALGLKNVIGVIRQPRYVIIDLTFLESLPMPNYIDGFAEVIKYGITMDRELLGQVMSNTDKLLGRDYGVLEEVIYRSLRDKASIVEVDELDRGNARAVLNYGHTVGHAIESVSNFSISHGRAVALGMICEARIGVKLGYTPRYVPDLLMDVLSRFNLDNRVAIDVNGLVNAMVRDKKRSGEFIKLPVVIDVGMWDMVKVRIRDLMNLVIGECGSMP, from the coding sequence ATGAGGGAATTCGCCTATAAATCACGTGATGGTGATGTCTATGTTCTAATCAATGTTAATTATGGTGATGCCCTGGAAAAAATCACGGAGAATTACACTGGATGCGCTGTGTTTGTCTCAAGGAGTATTGTTGATAGGGTTCATACGAAGTGCCCATTAATCCCAGTAATTGATGGTGAGGAGGGTAAAAGCATTGAGGCGGTGCTAAGTATCGTGAGGAGTGCCCATGAGCTTAGTATAGATAGGGACGGCCTATTCATTGGTGTTGGTGGCGGTAGTGTCCTTGATGTGGTGGGTTTCTCAGCATCAATATACCTGAGGGGTGTTGATTATGTTAATGTCCCAACAACCATGCTATCCATGGTCGACGCATCCCTAGGCGGTAAGACGGGGGTTAATGCCCTGGGGCTCAAGAACGTGATTGGGGTCATTAGGCAGCCGAGGTACGTAATCATTGACCTAACCTTCCTAGAATCACTACCAATGCCTAACTACATTGATGGCTTTGCTGAGGTCATTAAGTACGGCATAACCATGGATAGGGAGTTACTGGGTCAGGTAATGAGTAATACGGATAAATTACTGGGTAGGGATTATGGGGTCCTTGAGGAGGTTATTTATAGGTCCCTAAGGGATAAGGCCAGTATTGTTGAGGTTGATGAGTTGGACAGGGGTAATGCAAGGGCTGTGCTTAATTATGGGCATACGGTGGGTCACGCCATAGAATCAGTATCCAATTTCTCAATTAGTCATGGCAGGGCGGTAGCGCTAGGCATGATTTGTGAAGCACGTATTGGTGTTAAACTGGGTTATACGCCGAGGTATGTACCTGACCTATTAATGGACGTATTATCACGGTTTAACCTAGACAATAGGGTTGCTATTGATGTGAATGGGCTGGTTAATGCCATGGTGAGGGATAAGAAGAGGAGTGGTGAATTCATTAAATTGCCTGTGGTGATTGACGTGGGTATGTGGGACATGGTTAAGGTGAGGATTAGGGATTTAATGAACCTGGTGATTGGGGAATGCGGGTCTATGCCGTAA
- a CDS encoding phosphoribosyltransferase has protein sequence MEFLVLNWQRLTDLALDLSLMIRDSGYRPDSVVAILRGGYMVGKLVSDFLGVEDLVVLGLTSYGTRVGQGEEPIITYPIIHDLRGRSALIVDDVADTGKTLAAAKDLLRFYGAGEVRTATLYVKPWSRVKPNYYVDTTDRWIVFPWEVGEVVRNRLRDLDLDHIVNELDLVHYFGEDFVNKLIKLLH, from the coding sequence ATGGAGTTCCTGGTCCTTAATTGGCAGAGACTTACGGATTTGGCGCTTGACTTGTCATTAATGATTAGGGACTCTGGCTATAGGCCTGACTCAGTGGTTGCAATCCTTAGGGGTGGTTACATGGTGGGTAAGCTTGTCTCTGATTTCTTGGGTGTTGAGGATTTGGTGGTCCTTGGCTTAACGAGTTATGGGACTAGGGTTGGTCAGGGTGAGGAACCCATTATTACTTACCCAATAATACATGACCTAAGGGGTAGGAGTGCGTTGATTGTTGATGATGTTGCTGATACAGGTAAAACCTTAGCAGCTGCTAAGGATTTGCTTAGGTTCTATGGTGCTGGGGAGGTGAGGACTGCGACCCTCTATGTGAAGCCGTGGTCAAGAGTCAAGCCTAATTATTATGTGGATACTACGGATAGGTGGATAGTGTTTCCATGGGAGGTTGGTGAAGTCGTTAGGAATAGGCTTCGTGATCTAGACCTGGACCACATTGTTAATGAACTAGACTTGGTTCATTATTTCGGTGAGGACTTCGTAAATAAGCTCATAAAGTTACTCCACTGA